Within the Streptomyces sp. YIM 121038 genome, the region GCCTCGGCGGCGAGATCGTCGCCACGACGCCCGGCTGCGAGACGATCGACGCGGACCCGGCGCAGGTGCTCGGCACGGTCGTCGACGAGGGCGCGCGCCTGCTGCGCGAGACCGGGAGGCGGTGCGTCGGCGCCGGACTCGCGGTGCCCTCGGCCGTCGCGGAACCGGAGGGCACCGCCCTCAACCCGCTGCACCTGGCCTGGCCCGCGGGCGCGCCGGTGCGGGAGATCTTCGCGGACTGCGTACGCCGGGCCGGGGTCACGGGCCCCGCCTTCACCGGCAACGACGTGAACCTCGCGGCGCTCGCCGAGCACCGGCACGGCGCCGGGCGCGGCGCCCGCGACCTGCTGTGCGTGGCGACCGGGCACCGGGGGGTCGGCGGCGCCCTGGTCCTGGACGGCCGCCTGCACACCGGGAGTTCGGGACTCGCCCTCGAAGTCGGGCACCTCACGGTGCACCCGGAGGGGCGCCCCTGCCACTGCGGCAGCCGCGGCTGTCTGGACGTGGAGACCGACCCGCTCGCCTTCCTGACGGAGGCCGGGGTCAGGCCCGGCCCCGAGGGGCTGCTCAACCAGGCGCGCACGCTGTTGGCCGAGCACTACGCCGACCCGGCGGTGCGGGTGGCCGCCGAAGCCCTGATCGACCGTCTGGGCCTCGGTCTCGCGGGCCTGGTGAACATCCTCAACCCCGACCGCATCGTCCTCGGCGGTCTGCACCGCGCGCTGCTCGACGCGGACCCGGAGCGGCTGCGCGCGGTCGTCGCCGACCGGAGCCTGTGGGGCCGCAGCGGCGGGGTGCCGATCCTGGCCTGCACCCTCGACCACAACAGCCTGGTGGGGGCCGCCGAGCTGGCCTGGCAGCCGGTGCTCGACGACCCCCTGGGGGCGCTGGGTTAGGGGCGCGAGGCGCCTCAGCCGACCCGAGCGGGTTCCCGTACGGGGGCCACGACGTCGGCGGTGGCCGGTGCGGCGGCCCCGCGCCGCCGCAGGTCCGGGATCAGCGAGAGCAGTCCGAGCACCGCGAGCCCGGCGCCGATCCACAGCGGGGCGCGCAGCCCGTAGGCGTCGATGGCGGGGCCGCCGACGGACGTCGCGATGATGATGCCGCCCGTGATGAACGACGAGTGGACGCTGTTGACCAGGGGGCCGGTGTTGCTGGCGCGCTGGACGCGGGTGATCATCGCCGGGTTCATGGTGACGCCCACCAGGCCGATGCCCAGCATCATCGCCACGGCGGCGACCGGTACGTCGGCGACGAGCGCGAAGCCGATGAGGAAGCCGAGGTTCAGCAGCAGGCCCGTGGCCAGGACGGGCAGGGTGTACCGGTCGGCGAGGCGGCCGACGACGGTGTTGCCGATGAGGGTGGCGGCACCGTAGGCGATGAGCAGCAGCGGCACGGTGCCGGTGGCGAAGCCGGTGATCTCGGTGAGGATCGGGTTGAGGTAGCTGAAGGCGGAGAAGGTGGCGCCGATGACGAACGTACTGGTGAGAAGGGAGAGCCAGAGCCGCGGGCTCTTGAAGGCGCCCAGCTCGTCGCGGAGCGCGCCACCGCCCTCGGTGCGCTCGACGTGCGGCACCCCGAAGAACGTCGTGACCGCGGCGAGGGCGGTGAGCACGGTGATGGCCCAGAACGCGGCGCGCCAGCCGAGGTGTTCCCCGACGACGGTGGCCATCGGCAGGCCGAGGAGCGTGCCCAGCATCAGCCCGTTCAGCGCGACGGCGACGGCGCGGCCCCGCATCTCGGGCCGGGCCAGCTGCGTGGCCATGGAGATGCCGACCCCGAAGAAGGCCTGCGAGGCGACGCCGGTGACCACGCGCGCCACCAGCATGGTCCCGTAGTCGGGGGCGAGGGCGGCCAGGACGTTGCCCGCCAGGAAGACGGCGAAGACGACCAGCAGGGCCCGCTTCGGCGCCAGTTTGAGCAGGGCGGCCGTCAGGAACGGCCCGCCGAAGGCCATGGCGATCGCGAAGGCCGTGATCAGATAGCCGATCTCGGGGATCGTGGCGCCGAGCCCGTCGGCCATCTGCGGCATGAGTCCGGCGACGACGAACTCGCTGGTCACCATGGCGAAGATGCCTAGGGCCAGGACGTATACGGCGCGGGGCATGGGTGCTCCTCGGGGTGGGCGGGGCAAGTATTGGATAGGTCAGTACAAAATTGGGGCAGGGGGTGCCGCGGAAGGGGCTCCGGGGTGGGTTCGCCGTGCCCGTGCGGCGGGGAGGGTCAGGGGCGCAGCGCGTCCAGAGCCGTCTCGGCGATGGCTTCGAGGGCGGCGCGGTCGGCGCCCGCCTGGGCGGAGACCCGCATGCCGCCGATGGTGGCGTTGACGAACCGGGCCAGGGACTCCGTGTCCCGGCGGGCGGTGATGGTGCCGTCGCGCTTGCCCGCGTCGATCGCGATCCGCAGCAGCCGGAGCCGCAGGTCGAGGTCGCGCTGGATCAGCGCGTCCGCGTCGGCGTCGCGCCGGGCGAGCTCGACCACCGTGTTGACGGTGAGGCAGCCGATGCTGCGGTCGTCCTCGCGGTACTCGAACTCGCTGTCGACGATCCGGGTGTACAGCGCGCGGAGCCGGTCGAAGCCCGGGCGCTCGCTGTCCTCCAGGATCTCCGCCTGCGGGGCGCTCATCATGTCGATGTAGCGGTTCAGCGACCTGCGGAACAGGTCGTGCTTGCTGGTGAAGGTGTTGTAGATGCTGCTGCGGCCCAGTCCGGTGGCGTCGCACAGGTCCTGGGTCGAAGTGGCTTCGTAGCCCTTTTCCCAGAAGGCGCGCATCGCCGCGTCCAGGGCCCGCTCCTCGTCGAACGTCCTCGGTCGGGCCATGACGGAACCGTACCTGTTTTGGAACGCGCGATGCAATACGGGTGTGCGGGTGAGCGCCCGCCTTCCCGGTGCGGTGCCGGGCGGCACCGCACCGGTGGTGTCAGGCGGGCCACTCCACGGCGAAGGCCGCGGCCGGGTTCGCCGTGAGCATCCGGTCCACCAGGTCCTCGCCGACGGCGCGCGCCAGGCGCGGGCGGACCCCGCGCAGCAGATGCGGCAGGCCGGGCCCGCCGTGCACGGAGCGCGCGGCGGCCGTCGTGGTGTCGCCGCCCAGGAGCAGCCGGGCGCCGTGGCCCGCGTCGGCGAGGGCCCGTACCGCGTCCGGCATGCGCCAGTCCGTGGCGTGGTGGGCGCGCGAGGGCCCGTCGAAGGCCAGATAGGCGCCCGCCGCCGCGGCCCGGAGGTGGACGTCGAGGTCCGGGAAGCGGTTGAGGTGGCCGAGGATCACCTTGGCGGGCGGCACCTCCAGATCGGCGCAGAGCAGGTCGAGCACGTCCTCGGCGCCGGTGCCCAGCTCCAGGTGGACGGCGATGGGCGCGCCCGTCGCGTGGTGGGCCTCGGCCGCCGCCGTCATCGTCCAGCGGGCGTGGGCGTCCAGGGTGTGGAAGCCGCCCGCGACCTTGATCAGACCGGCCCGTACGCCGCTGCCGGCGATGCCGTCGGTCAGCTCCCGTACGAACACCGCGGCCAGGCCGGTGGCGCGCAGCGCGGCGAGTGCGTCCGCGTCGTAGTGCACGGCCTGGTGCAGGCCCGTCGCGGCCACGATCCGGGTGTCCGTCGCGCGGGCCAGGGCGGGCAGTTCGGCCGCGTGGCGGCCCATGCCGTGCGGGGTCCACTGGATGAGGCTGCGGCCGCCCGCCGCGCGGAAGGCCGCGAGCTCGTCGGCCGCGGCCCGCGCCGAGTCCAGCTCCTGGCCCGGGAGCCGGGGGCTGCGCAGGAAGAGGTGGTCGTGCGCGTCGCAGACGCCGAGCTCGGACGGCGCGACGTCCCCCGTGACGGTACGGACCGCCGGGCCCGCCCCGTTCACCACGACCTGCCCCGGACGAGCCGGTCGCGCTCGGGCGTCGAGCAGTGCAGGACCTGGAAGACCTCGCCGCGCCCCGCGGGCGCCTCGTGGGCCCAGAGCGAGAACGTCACCGCCTCCCAGTGCCGCGGGTCGACGGCCACCGTCACGCCGACCGCCCCGTCGACGCGGGAGAGGGCCGCCGCGTCGTCGAGGAGCCCGGTGGCGAGGTCCGCGATCCGCGCGCCCTCCGGCAGCGGCGTCCGGTGGCGCACCGCCGCCGTCGGCGGGGCGTCGACGGCGGGCCCGGCCTCGTAGGCGAGCGCCGTCCAGTGCTGCACCACCGGCCGCCCGAAGTCGTCGGTGAGCCCCTGGAATCCGGGCCCCCAGAGGAAGGAGTTCATGCCCTCGGCGGTGTTCCAGAGGTAGAACGGCGCGTACTGGTTCACGGGCGAGCCGTCGACGCCGCGCTCGCGCATGAGGTAGGCCTTGAAGCCGAGGCCGGGGAAGTCGTCGAGGAGATGGCCCTTGGCCGCCACGCGGTCACGGATGACGCCCATGTCGTAGTCGGCGGGCAGGGTGATCTCGTACTGCAGAGCGTGCATGGTGTGCGTACCTGCTGTTCTGTCGGATGCGGGGTCTCAGGCCGGGTACTCGTCGGCGGCGAGGAGTTCCTCCCAGTGGGCGGCGGTGCCGTCGTCGGCGGCCTCCACCACGGCCAGGTGCGTCATGAACGTGTGCGGCCCGGCTCCGTGCCAGTGCCGCTCACCGGGCGCGATCCACACGGTGTCGCCCGCCCGGATCGGCTCCACGGGCCCGCCCTCGCGCTGCACCAGGCCCTCGCCCTCGGTGACGTGCAGGACCTGGCCGTGCGGATGGCGGTGCCAGGCGGTGTGCGCGCCCGGAGCG harbors:
- a CDS encoding ROK family protein produces the protein MNGKAATGGEARTRLERGRTALGPALELVHTGRAPTRAVLTAELGVTRATAGAVAAELEALGLISVDAKPSAASGSQGRPSHRLSVAGTGPVALAAQVHADGFRAALVGLGGEIVATTPGCETIDADPAQVLGTVVDEGARLLRETGRRCVGAGLAVPSAVAEPEGTALNPLHLAWPAGAPVREIFADCVRRAGVTGPAFTGNDVNLAALAEHRHGAGRGARDLLCVATGHRGVGGALVLDGRLHTGSSGLALEVGHLTVHPEGRPCHCGSRGCLDVETDPLAFLTEAGVRPGPEGLLNQARTLLAEHYADPAVRVAAEALIDRLGLGLAGLVNILNPDRIVLGGLHRALLDADPERLRAVVADRSLWGRSGGVPILACTLDHNSLVGAAELAWQPVLDDPLGALG
- a CDS encoding MFS transporter, with protein sequence MPRAVYVLALGIFAMVTSEFVVAGLMPQMADGLGATIPEIGYLITAFAIAMAFGGPFLTAALLKLAPKRALLVVFAVFLAGNVLAALAPDYGTMLVARVVTGVASQAFFGVGISMATQLARPEMRGRAVAVALNGLMLGTLLGLPMATVVGEHLGWRAAFWAITVLTALAAVTTFFGVPHVERTEGGGALRDELGAFKSPRLWLSLLTSTFVIGATFSAFSYLNPILTEITGFATGTVPLLLIAYGAATLIGNTVVGRLADRYTLPVLATGLLLNLGFLIGFALVADVPVAAVAMMLGIGLVGVTMNPAMITRVQRASNTGPLVNSVHSSFITGGIIIATSVGGPAIDAYGLRAPLWIGAGLAVLGLLSLIPDLRRRGAAAPATADVVAPVREPARVG
- a CDS encoding TetR/AcrR family transcriptional regulator, whose translation is MARPRTFDEERALDAAMRAFWEKGYEATSTQDLCDATGLGRSSIYNTFTSKHDLFRRSLNRYIDMMSAPQAEILEDSERPGFDRLRALYTRIVDSEFEYREDDRSIGCLTVNTVVELARRDADADALIQRDLDLRLRLLRIAIDAGKRDGTITARRDTESLARFVNATIGGMRVSAQAGADRAALEAIAETALDALRP
- a CDS encoding phosphotriesterase, encoding MVNGAGPAVRTVTGDVAPSELGVCDAHDHLFLRSPRLPGQELDSARAAADELAAFRAAGGRSLIQWTPHGMGRHAAELPALARATDTRIVAATGLHQAVHYDADALAALRATGLAAVFVRELTDGIAGSGVRAGLIKVAGGFHTLDAHARWTMTAAAEAHHATGAPIAVHLELGTGAEDVLDLLCADLEVPPAKVILGHLNRFPDLDVHLRAAAAGAYLAFDGPSRAHHATDWRMPDAVRALADAGHGARLLLGGDTTTAAARSVHGGPGLPHLLRGVRPRLARAVGEDLVDRMLTANPAAAFAVEWPA
- a CDS encoding DUF4865 family protein; this translates as MHALQYEITLPADYDMGVIRDRVAAKGHLLDDFPGLGFKAYLMRERGVDGSPVNQYAPFYLWNTAEGMNSFLWGPGFQGLTDDFGRPVVQHWTALAYEAGPAVDAPPTAAVRHRTPLPEGARIADLATGLLDDAAALSRVDGAVGVTVAVDPRHWEAVTFSLWAHEAPAGRGEVFQVLHCSTPERDRLVRGRSW
- a CDS encoding cupin domain-containing protein, producing MHITRTRPASLRGPAEHFTGSVWLDEIASPEAPSRLRMFNVHFAPGAHTAWHRHPHGQVLHVTEGEGLVQREGGPVEPIRAGDTVWIAPGERHWHGAGPHTFMTHLAVVEAADDGTAAHWEELLAADEYPA